The region GAGAGTTAATATTGAAACTACAACACCTACAGGAGCGGCAATATTAAAATCTCAAGTTTCAGAGTATACTGATAAAGTAAGTTTCAAGGTAAATAAAGTTTCTTACGGAATAGGACATGCAGATATAGATATACCGAATGTTTTGAGAGTGATGATAGGTGAAGTGAGTGATGAAAATACCCAAAGCGAAATGGAAAATGTTGAAGAAACGGTTTTAGAGAGCAATATAGATGATATGAATCCTGAAATTTATGAATATGTAATGGATAAATTATTTGAAGCTGGAGCAAAGGATGTATACATAACTCCAATAATAATGAAAAAAGGGAGACCGGGAAATAAATTAAGTGTATTGTGCAGTAAAGGCAATATCCAAAAGATAAAATATATTATTTTTAAGGAAACTACAAGTCTTGGATGCAGAAGCTATACAGTCACTAAAACCATGCTTAAAAGGGAGTTTAGAAAAATAAATACGACTTTAGGACAGGTTGCTGTAAAAAGTGCTTATCTTAATGGAAAAATAATAAAATCAAAACCTGAATATGATGATTGCAAAGGATTGGCTAAAAAAAATAATGTGAGTATAAAAGAAGTATATGATGCTGTAAAAGAAACACTGAAAGGTGATAGATAAGATAGGAGTTATTGTTAATGGAGGAATGTACACATGGGTGAAGATGAAATTATAAGTATGGTTAAAGGTATAAAACAAGGTAATATAAGTACTGAAGAAGCTGTTAGTAAAATAAAGGAACTCTCATATAAAGATCTTGGATATGCTGCTATTGATAACAGTAGAGAAAATAGAACTGGATATGCTGAAGTTATATATTGTGCAGGAAAGACAATAGAGCAGGTTAAGGGCATTGTTCAGTATATGATGAAAGGTAATAGCAATATACTTGCAACGAGGGCATCAAAGGAAATGTATGAAGAGGTCAAGAAAATTTGCAAGGATGCTGAATACAATGAACTTGCTAGGGTTATTAGTGTCAAGAGAAATAAAGAAGATATAAGTGACAGCTATATAGCAGTAGTTACTGCGGGAACTTCTGATTTGCCAGTAGCTGAAGAAGCAGCTGAAACGGCTGAGGTGTATGGAAATAGAGTAGAGAGGGTTGTAGATGTTGGAGTTGCGGGAATACATAGACTTTTTAACAAGATAGATGTTATTAGGAAGGCTAAAGTTGTTATTGTGATAGCAGGCATGGAAGGAGCCCTAGCAAGTGTAGTAGGTGGACTTGTTGATAAACCTGTTATTGCCGTTCCGACAAGTGTAGGATATGGAGCTAATTTTGGAGGACTTTCAGCACTTCTTTCAATGCTCAATAGTTGTGCCAGTGGAGTAAGTGTAGTTAATATAGATAATGGTTTTGGAGCAGGCTATCTTGCAAGTATGATAAACAAACTATAATTTGTGAAATAATAATATTGCAGAACATTAAATAAACATCATAAATCTAAGAAGTTAATTGATATTTATTTAAATCGTTCTGCAATATTATTATTTCACATGATTCATGAGTTTAAGAAAAAAATTCCTCCGTACCTACAGAATTTTCAAATGCTAATATATTATTATAGAACTTTTTTAATGTTCCAAATCATTGTTACTTCGTTTTATTTAAATGTTAGGAATAGTAAGGCTGCATTCATAACTATTATCACTGTTGAAATTACAAAACCAAGAAATTTGGTAAAGGGTTTGTTGACAAAAGCACCCATTAAATCTTTTCTATTGGTTACTGTAAGCAGCGATATGACAGCAACAGGAAGTACAAAACTTAAGCATACTTGACTCATTAAAAGTGCTTTTGTTGTATTTATTCCTGCAATGATAATAAGTATTCCTGGAGCCATGGTGATTATTCTTCTAAGATTCGCAGGAATTTTTATATCCACAAAACCATCCATAATTGTTTCACCTGCCATTGTACCCACAGAAGATGACGAAAAACCAGAGGCAAGTAAAGCTATTCCAAATGCACCGCTTGATAGACCACCTAAAAGTGGTTCCAATGATTTATGTGCTCCTTCTATTGATTGTATATTTATGCCTTTACTATGAAAAACTGCTGCGGACACTATTACCATAGCAGCATTTACAATAAAAGCAATATTCATTGCTAGGAATATATCTATTTTTTCCATGTGTAAATGTCGTTTCTTTTCCTCTATAGTCTTACCGGTATTACGTGCTTGAACAAGTTCTGAATGAAGATAAATAACATGAGGCATAACTGTAGCTCCAAGCATTCCTACCGCAATTAAAATTGCTTCATTATTGGGGATAGATGGTATTAAGGTATGAGTGGCAACTTCTCCCCATTTAGGATTTGAAAGAAACAATTCTAAGGTATATGAAACACATATTATAGCAATGAAAACAGTTATAATAAGCTCAACAACTCTTTGACCATATTTTTGAAGATAACTGATTATGAATGTAACTACTGCAGTTAAAGCAGCTGAATATAATAATGGCATACCAAATAGTAAATAAAATCCAAGTACTCCTCCTAAAAACTCTGCCATTGTTGTGGCCATAGCTGCAAGAGTACATGTTATATAAAAGAACCAATTCATTTTTTTTGAAAATACTTCTCTGCATACTTGGGTTAGGTTTTTGTCCGTTGCAATACCTAATTTCGCCGACAGTATTTGAAGAAATATAGCCATTAAATTGCTCCAGAAAATAACCCATACAAGATTATAATTAAATATTGATCCAGCACTAATATTGGTGGCAAAGTTACCAGGATCAACATATGCTACACTGATAATAAATGCTGGCCCTAAAAACTTTAATACATATTTAAATTTTTTTGAAATAGAATTTATGCTGGTGTTCATAGACTTTATGTCATGAGTATTTGTTAATACACTTCCTTTATCCAATTTACAGTTCACCTTCTTTGTTAATCTATATATAATGCATTAAATTTCTAACATTGAATTATATATAGTTGGCTGTGAATTAAAAAATTATCTTAGATTAATATATTTAGGTTAGACTAATTTTTATAGCTAATATAAAATATGAATGTCGTTATAAAAATGTTACGATATGTAATTTTAAAATTTATTAATCATATAATTTACTAAAGGGTTATAAACCTTAAAAGAAGGTGAAAAAATATGAAAAATACCGATTTTCGTACTTTTAGTGAATATATGAAAAAAGAAGATAATACCTTAACAGCATCTATGGAGGATTATCTTGAAATGATATATAGGCTGTCAATAGATAAAGGTTTTACAAGGGTTCATGAATTAGCTGAAGCGCTAAATGTGCATCCACCCTCTGCCACTAGAATGGTACAAAGATTAGGTGAGATGGGTCTTTTATTATATGAAAAGTATGGAGTAGTTACTCTTAAAGATGAAGGAAAAAAACTAGGAAAATCTTTATTAAAACGTCATAATACTATTTCAGCTTTTTTAAAATTATTAGGTGTGGGAGAAGGAGAAATTTTAGAAGAGGTTGAAAAAGTTGAGCATACTTTAAGTAATGAAACTATTAGGTGCTTTGAAAAATATATTTCATTTATAAATGATAATCCAGAGATACTTGATAAATTTAATAAATATAGGTACCAAAAATGTGAATAAATATATAATATAAAAAGGTGAAAAATCAAATTTTTCATCTTTTTATATTTGTACTAAATGGACAAAATTGTTTGTGAAATTTGCTTCTTGTATGGTATAATGTTTTAGTACTTTATCACTTTAGCACGATAATACATACAAAGATTTGTGGTTGCTGAATAAAGAAGATTTATTTAATGAAAATTATATAGCTACAGCAAGACAACCAGAGATTTGATTTCTTAAATAATGTGTTTAACCTAAAGAGGAGAGATTTTAATGTCTATAAATCTAGAAAAAAAACAAAATGAAAAATTACAAAGAAGTTTAAAAACACGTCATATGAATATGATCGCTATAGGAGGTTCAATTGGAACAGGGTTATTTTTTACAAGTGGTAATGCAATTAGTACCGCAGGTCCAGGTGGTGCAATTGCAGCATATGCTGTTATGGGAATCCTTGTGTATTTTTTAATGACATCGCTAGGTGAAATGGCAACAATGATACCAAACTCAGGTTCATTTGAGACTTATGCATCAAAATTTGTTGATCCAGCATTAGGCTTTGCACTGGGCTGGAATTATTGGTTTAATTGGGCAATTACTGTTGCAGCAGAGCTAGTTGCAGGGGGACTTGTAGTTAAGTTCTGGCTTCCTAATACAAGGACGACATTTTGGAGTGTAGGATTTTTGGCTATTTTATTTGTTTTAAATATGATGTCTGCAAAAGCATATGGTGAAGGGGAATACTGGTTTGCAAGTATAAAAGTTGTAACGATTATTGTGTTTCTTGTTGTTGGTGTACTTATGATATTTGGAATCATGGGTGGACATGGAACAGGTTTTAGTAATTGGGTGCTTAAGGATGGGAAAGGTAATTCTGCACCATTTGTTGGTGGAGGAGCAGCAATACTTATGAGTTTTTTAACAGCTGGCTTTTCTTTTGCAGGTACAGAAGTAGTTGGACTAGCTGCTGGTGAATCCGAAAATCCTGAAAAGGATGTGCCTAAAGCTATAAATTCAGTTTTTTGGAGGATACTAATTTTTTATATTGGTGCAATTGTAGTTATTGGTTTTATTATTCCGTTTAATGATCCTAATTTGCTCAAAAATGGTGTGTCGGAAATAGCATATAGCCCTTTTACTATTGTATTTAAGAGATCTGGTATTGCTGTTGCAGCATCAATAATGAATGCAGTTATATTAACTTCTGTTCTTTCCTGTGGTAATTCAGGACTTTATGCAGGATCTCGTATGTTATATGCTATGGCTAGGGAAGGAAAAGCACCTAAGATGCTTGGACGTGTAAGCAAAAACGGTGTTCCTATAAATGCACTTATTTTTACATCAGTTATTGCATCAACAGCTTTTTTTGCATCCCTTATTGGTGATGGTAAGATATATTATATTCTGTACAATTTATCAGGCATAACAACCTTTATAACATGGCTTGGAATAGCAATTTGTCATTACAGGTTTAGGAAAGCTTATGTTGCTCAAGGCAAAAAAATTCAAGATTTAAAATATAAAGCATTATGGTATCCATTTGGTCCTATATTTGCAATGATACTTTGTACTGTAGTTTTATTTGGTGCTAATATATGGGTATTTCAGGCTAAGACCTTCAGTCTTTTCGATTTTATAACTAACTATGGAAGTATTCCTTTATTTTTATGTTTTTATCTTATATATAAGAAAGTACATAATACAAAACTAGTTTCATTAATGGAATGTAATTTTGATTTAGATAAGGATTAGGGATTACATAAATCACAAAATTTTATTGTGCAGTAATATTAAAAATTCAATATTACTTTATTTTTCACAATTGAATAAGATAAAAAGCCTGAAACTACTTGCAAATAGGTGGTTTCAGGCTTTTCGATATATTTAAAAAAGTGAGTAATGTTTCTATTTATTTACCTGAGGATTTGTTCACGATGTACAAAAAAATGCGCTTTTATATACTTTAGTTGGCTAAAATAACAATACTATTTTATTAAATTAATAATAAAATAGTATAATATGTGATAATTTAATAAAAAATGTTGACTTTTGTTAAACAAAGATGTATATTCTTAATAAAGATATTCATAATATAAAGTTGATGAATGATATTATTATTCATTGATACGAATTATGTTAGGGGATGAGTAAAGTTAGTTCAACAAATTTTAAATCAAATATAAGGGAATTTAGTCAATTAAAAAAGCAAATGTTTGAGATATCTCAGAACTCATCTGTTTATGAAAAACTTGCTTATTATATTGAGAAAAATTACAAACATATTATTTTCATGACAGCAGCAGAGGTTGCAGAAGCAGCTGATGTAAGTCAAGGGAGTGTTTCAAGATTTTGTAGTGCTCTTGGATACAGAGGGTATAATGAATTTTTACATAATTTGCAGCAATTTATGAGAGAAGAGATAACGGCACCACAAAGATTGCAATATACTTCTCATAATAAGAGTATTGG is a window of Clostridium pasteurianum DNA encoding:
- the larC gene encoding nickel pincer cofactor biosynthesis protein LarC translates to MKILYYNCFSGISGDMNLAAMIDLGVDKDYILRELSKLGIHGYGIKVKKDQKNGITGTRVDVILDEPVCEQHNHRNHHHRTMKDVEKIINSSSLNHNVKKISLDIFYEVARAEAKVHGKSMDEVQFHEVGAVDSIVDIVGAAICFDYLKVDKIMCSTIELGGGFAKCAHGIIPIPAPATSEILKDVKVSLGRVNIETTTPTGAAILKSQVSEYTDKVSFKVNKVSYGIGHADIDIPNVLRVMIGEVSDENTQSEMENVEETVLESNIDDMNPEIYEYVMDKLFEAGAKDVYITPIIMKKGRPGNKLSVLCSKGNIQKIKYIIFKETTSLGCRSYTVTKTMLKREFRKINTTLGQVAVKSAYLNGKIIKSKPEYDDCKGLAKKNNVSIKEVYDAVKETLKGDR
- the mntR gene encoding transcriptional regulator MntR, which encodes MKNTDFRTFSEYMKKEDNTLTASMEDYLEMIYRLSIDKGFTRVHELAEALNVHPPSATRMVQRLGEMGLLLYEKYGVVTLKDEGKKLGKSLLKRHNTISAFLKLLGVGEGEILEEVEKVEHTLSNETIRCFEKYISFINDNPEILDKFNKYRYQKCE
- the larB gene encoding nickel pincer cofactor biosynthesis protein LarB, with the translated sequence MGEDEIISMVKGIKQGNISTEEAVSKIKELSYKDLGYAAIDNSRENRTGYAEVIYCAGKTIEQVKGIVQYMMKGNSNILATRASKEMYEEVKKICKDAEYNELARVISVKRNKEDISDSYIAVVTAGTSDLPVAEEAAETAEVYGNRVERVVDVGVAGIHRLFNKIDVIRKAKVVIVIAGMEGALASVVGGLVDKPVIAVPTSVGYGANFGGLSALLSMLNSCASGVSVVNIDNGFGAGYLASMINKL
- a CDS encoding amino acid permease, which produces MSINLEKKQNEKLQRSLKTRHMNMIAIGGSIGTGLFFTSGNAISTAGPGGAIAAYAVMGILVYFLMTSLGEMATMIPNSGSFETYASKFVDPALGFALGWNYWFNWAITVAAELVAGGLVVKFWLPNTRTTFWSVGFLAILFVLNMMSAKAYGEGEYWFASIKVVTIIVFLVVGVLMIFGIMGGHGTGFSNWVLKDGKGNSAPFVGGGAAILMSFLTAGFSFAGTEVVGLAAGESENPEKDVPKAINSVFWRILIFYIGAIVVIGFIIPFNDPNLLKNGVSEIAYSPFTIVFKRSGIAVAASIMNAVILTSVLSCGNSGLYAGSRMLYAMAREGKAPKMLGRVSKNGVPINALIFTSVIASTAFFASLIGDGKIYYILYNLSGITTFITWLGIAICHYRFRKAYVAQGKKIQDLKYKALWYPFGPIFAMILCTVVLFGANIWVFQAKTFSLFDFITNYGSIPLFLCFYLIYKKVHNTKLVSLMECNFDLDKD
- a CDS encoding Nramp family divalent metal transporter; this translates as MNTSINSISKKFKYVLKFLGPAFIISVAYVDPGNFATNISAGSIFNYNLVWVIFWSNLMAIFLQILSAKLGIATDKNLTQVCREVFSKKMNWFFYITCTLAAMATTMAEFLGGVLGFYLLFGMPLLYSAALTAVVTFIISYLQKYGQRVVELIITVFIAIICVSYTLELFLSNPKWGEVATHTLIPSIPNNEAILIAVGMLGATVMPHVIYLHSELVQARNTGKTIEEKKRHLHMEKIDIFLAMNIAFIVNAAMVIVSAAVFHSKGINIQSIEGAHKSLEPLLGGLSSGAFGIALLASGFSSSSVGTMAGETIMDGFVDIKIPANLRRIITMAPGILIIIAGINTTKALLMSQVCLSFVLPVAVISLLTVTNRKDLMGAFVNKPFTKFLGFVISTVIIVMNAALLFLTFK